The stretch of DNA GAGTGGATACGGCGAGCAGAGAACCTCGTTGTCTGTGGTCCGCCAGGGACGGGTAAGAGCTTCCTTGCAGAGGCACTGGCATCCGAGGGGATCGAGGCTGGTATGCGAGTATCGTGGTTTAAACTCCGAATCGCTTGCCCAAACCATCGCAACGGCCAAGGCGACCGATACCCTTAGTTCAACCCTGGCCAAGTTCAGACGTCTCGATCTGGTCATCATCGATG from Ferrimicrobium acidiphilum DSM 19497 encodes:
- a CDS encoding ATP-binding protein, translating into MRRAENLVVCGPPGTGKSFLAEALASEGIEAGMRVSWFKLRIACPNHRNGQGDRYP